In Vigna unguiculata cultivar IT97K-499-35 chromosome 3, ASM411807v1, whole genome shotgun sequence, a single genomic region encodes these proteins:
- the LOC114179580 gene encoding transcription factor bHLH19-like isoform X1 yields MTQISSTVYLPDFVSTGMEDPTLFHQYPMDSFPFQLDDFDFESFSASPKGSSSHKRLSSESTQNSSLTQSPETSVAPPRPTKQPKTTMSTWTAYGTDIIAPKAASSSSSKIISFDKSNASSVSSQQFYKLDAAKPLKKPKIETGYGENLDFSAVASQSFYDNNSFLDYDKQEKKAAATMARNPTQAQDHVIAERKRREKLSQRFIALSALVPGLKKTDKATVLEDAIKYVKQLQERVKILEEQTVDKTVESAVFVKRSVVFAGDDSSYSGENSDQSLPEIEARISGKEVLVRLHCDKHSGRTGAILRELEKHNLTVQSSSFLPFGNNTLDITIVAKMEKDYCLTAKDLIRSLSQCLRQLS; encoded by the exons ATGACCCAAATCTCATCGACCGTGTACTTGCCTGACTTTGTAAGCACA GGAATGGAGGACCCCACTTTGTTTCATCAATACCCGATGGATTCCTTTCCATTCCAGCTCGATGATTTTGACTTTGAGTCCTTCTCCGCGTCCCCAAAGGGTTCTTCCTCTCACAAGCGCTTGAGCTCCGAAAGCACACAAAACTCTTCCCTCACTCAAAGTCCTGAAACTTCCGTTGCTCCACCAAGACCAACAAAGCAACCCAAGACTACTATGAGTACCTGGACTGCTTACGGCACTGACATCATAGCTCCCAAGGCTGCTTCCTCTTCGTCCTCCAAAATCATCTCCTTTGACAAATCCAATGCCTCTTCTGTTTCTTCTCAACAATTCTACAAACTAGATGCTGCAAAACCGCTGAAGAAGCCTAAAATTGAAACTGGGTATGGTGAGAACCTGGATTTTTCTGCTGTGGCTTCTCAAAGTTTCTATGACAACAATAGTTTTCTAGACTATGATAAGCAAGAGAAAAAGGCTGCAGCTACAATGGCTAGAAACCCAACCCAAGCTCAAGATCACGTCATAGCCGAAAGAAAACGAAGGGAAAAGCTCAGCCAGAGGTTCATTGCTCTTTCGGCCTTAGTTCCTGGACTCAAGAAG ACAGACAAGGCTACCGTCCTGGAAGATGCTATAAAGTACGTGAAACAATTACAAGAACGGGTAAAGATTCTGGAGGAACAAACTGTGGATAAAACAGTCGAATCTGCAGTGTTTGTGAAGAGATCTGTTGTCTTCGCCGGAGATGACAGCTCCTACTCCGGTGAAAACTCTGACCAGTCACTCCCCGAAATCGAAGCAAGAATTTCTGGTAAAGAGGTACTCGTCAGGCTCCATTGCGACAAACACAGTGGACGAACAGGTGCTATACTAAGGGAATTAGAGAAGCATAATCTCACAGTTCAGAGTAGCAGCTTTTTACCCTTTGGAAATAACACTCTTGACATAACTATTGTTGCTAAG ATGGAGAAGGACTACTGCTTGACTGCGAAAGATCTCATAAGAAGCTTAAGTCAGTGTCTGAGGCAGCTTTCATAG
- the LOC114179580 gene encoding transcription factor bHLH19-like isoform X2, with the protein MTQISSTVYLPDFGMEDPTLFHQYPMDSFPFQLDDFDFESFSASPKGSSSHKRLSSESTQNSSLTQSPETSVAPPRPTKQPKTTMSTWTAYGTDIIAPKAASSSSSKIISFDKSNASSVSSQQFYKLDAAKPLKKPKIETGYGENLDFSAVASQSFYDNNSFLDYDKQEKKAAATMARNPTQAQDHVIAERKRREKLSQRFIALSALVPGLKKTDKATVLEDAIKYVKQLQERVKILEEQTVDKTVESAVFVKRSVVFAGDDSSYSGENSDQSLPEIEARISGKEVLVRLHCDKHSGRTGAILRELEKHNLTVQSSSFLPFGNNTLDITIVAKMEKDYCLTAKDLIRSLSQCLRQLS; encoded by the exons ATGACCCAAATCTCATCGACCGTGTACTTGCCTGACTTT GGAATGGAGGACCCCACTTTGTTTCATCAATACCCGATGGATTCCTTTCCATTCCAGCTCGATGATTTTGACTTTGAGTCCTTCTCCGCGTCCCCAAAGGGTTCTTCCTCTCACAAGCGCTTGAGCTCCGAAAGCACACAAAACTCTTCCCTCACTCAAAGTCCTGAAACTTCCGTTGCTCCACCAAGACCAACAAAGCAACCCAAGACTACTATGAGTACCTGGACTGCTTACGGCACTGACATCATAGCTCCCAAGGCTGCTTCCTCTTCGTCCTCCAAAATCATCTCCTTTGACAAATCCAATGCCTCTTCTGTTTCTTCTCAACAATTCTACAAACTAGATGCTGCAAAACCGCTGAAGAAGCCTAAAATTGAAACTGGGTATGGTGAGAACCTGGATTTTTCTGCTGTGGCTTCTCAAAGTTTCTATGACAACAATAGTTTTCTAGACTATGATAAGCAAGAGAAAAAGGCTGCAGCTACAATGGCTAGAAACCCAACCCAAGCTCAAGATCACGTCATAGCCGAAAGAAAACGAAGGGAAAAGCTCAGCCAGAGGTTCATTGCTCTTTCGGCCTTAGTTCCTGGACTCAAGAAG ACAGACAAGGCTACCGTCCTGGAAGATGCTATAAAGTACGTGAAACAATTACAAGAACGGGTAAAGATTCTGGAGGAACAAACTGTGGATAAAACAGTCGAATCTGCAGTGTTTGTGAAGAGATCTGTTGTCTTCGCCGGAGATGACAGCTCCTACTCCGGTGAAAACTCTGACCAGTCACTCCCCGAAATCGAAGCAAGAATTTCTGGTAAAGAGGTACTCGTCAGGCTCCATTGCGACAAACACAGTGGACGAACAGGTGCTATACTAAGGGAATTAGAGAAGCATAATCTCACAGTTCAGAGTAGCAGCTTTTTACCCTTTGGAAATAACACTCTTGACATAACTATTGTTGCTAAG ATGGAGAAGGACTACTGCTTGACTGCGAAAGATCTCATAAGAAGCTTAAGTCAGTGTCTGAGGCAGCTTTCATAG